TGACCTTCTCAGGTTAACAATCACCGATCATAATCATACTACAAAAAGACCCTTCAAAGAGAGTCCCAACCAAGTTGATTCTGTCTCTCCCTTATGGTCTGATGAGTTCTATATTACATGGAAGAAGTGGGTTCTTCAAAATGATGCTGTTTTGCTTGAGGCAAAAGAAAAAGATTGTGGCTTTTTGAAGGATGgtgataaaaaggtgagacttttTAAGGTTGGTGATTGTGTTTTAGATGTTAAAGGAAGTGGGTTTGTTTTTAAAGCGAGTTATGTTGCtaggattatgaattttttGTATAGGTTAAGAGATGAGGTGAGAGGGGAATTGAGTTTCATTTTAGGAATTTGGTCAAAGTGCTGTAGGGTTTGTAAAGTTTATGGCTTGTGGGGTGATTTGGGAGAGGGGTTTTTGTATTTAGTTTGTGAGAGATTGAAtgagtttgtttgttttgaaaATGGGTTAAGTAAGGATGTTTTCTCTAGTTTTGCTCTTATGGGAATGGAAATTTGTGAAGCAATAATGGGTTTGCATTTGGAAGGGTTATTTTTGGGTTGCTTGAGTCTTACATGCTTTGAGTTGGATGCTTTTGGACATGTACATTTGAGTTTGAATGAGATATTATATACTGGAAGAATAGTTTACCAGGATGTTACGGAAGCTTTTTCTGGTGAAAAACTGATTGGTCTTAAAGAGATCGGAAAATTGATGAGTGAATTGTTTAAAAGAGAAGCTTTTGTCTGTCCGGAATTGTTGTTGGAGATATTGAAGAAGGAAAAAATAGAGGTTGATTGTGGTAGTAGCTTTGGATCAGCTGCTGGTAGCTCGGATGTTTGGTCGTTGGCTTGTATCTTTCTTAGGCTGTTAATTGGTAGACAATTTGTTGAAGAGATGGTTAAATATGTGGATCATTCTGTTTCGAAAGTGAGTGAAACTGATAGTTCGGATTATGCAGGGGTTTACAAGGGTTTGATCGAAAAATCAATTTCTCTTTTGAATAGTAAATTAGGCGATGAATTCAAGCCGTTGCAGCATATTCTTTGCAGatgtttaaattttgattcaGACAGTCGGCCATCTGTGTTTGATCTTTGGAAATGTATTAGGGAGCTAATTATTAAGCCTGAGTTTGATACTCTGCTCAGACTGGATAAGGGTATTAATGTGAAGAAAAAGGGTCATTTTTTGGTTCTTGGTGAATTATCCCTGGAGTCCAAGAAAAGACTGCAAATACATGATAAGGATGAAGTGCTGGGACCAGAAAACAATAGTGGAGAAAATCTAGATCAACTTGAGGGGGTTATGTATAGTAAAGATTTTTTTGAGGGCCTTTTACTTGGAGAAGTCAAAGTGAAAGACTTGCAAGGCCATCTTGATTGTGTTACAGGATTAGCCATTGGAGGTATGAAATTCTCACCAAGTGCTCGTAGATTCTAAAATCATGATTTCTCTATTAGATACTATTATCATATTACATTCACTCATTCATTAGTTTATTTGTTCTTAATTAGCTACCACTTATACTTGGCGACTATTTCTTTTTCAGATGACTATCTACCTTTTTTCCCATCTAATGCTGAAAATGCAGGCTGATTGCTTGTTTTTTGGCCTGAAATATTTCATCCTTTGTTTGCTAGTAGACTTAGTTTGGATGCTGGCTTATCTTCCTACTTTCTTTTTAGATGATGGCTTATCAATCTTTATTAGTTTCTTGTGCTGTATTAGTGTGTCATTTTGAATTTTAAGTTGCCAGTTGGCTTGTCAGCTTTCTCGTATAGTATGTTAGATGGTTACCCTTCTTTATTActtttgttttgataatttgattaGTTTCAAGTATCGGTGACATATGTTTGCTGGAGGAaacataaaatgaataaaattagaatataatTCTTCTTAGCAATTTGATGTACTTTTTCTGAACTTACTATAGTACTACTTGCACAGGGGGATTTCTGTTCAGCTCTTCATTTGATAAATCGGTTCAAGTCTGGTCTTTGCAGGTATTA
This region of Mercurialis annua linkage group LG1-X, ddMerAnnu1.2, whole genome shotgun sequence genomic DNA includes:
- the LOC126664434 gene encoding uncharacterized protein LOC126664434 isoform X1 translates to MELEPEIPECPVCLQNYDGENTIPRVLTCGHTTCESCLLNLPQKYPQTIRCPSCIQLVNLPSQGPSSLPKNIDLLRLTITDHNHTTKRPFKESPNQVDSVSPLWSDEFYITWKKWVLQNDAVLLEAKEKDCGFLKDGDKKVRLFKVGDCVLDVKGSGFVFKASYVARIMNFLYRLRDEVRGELSFILGIWSKCCRVCKVYGLWGDLGEGFLYLVCERLNEFVCFENGLSKDVFSSFALMGMEICEAIMGLHLEGLFLGCLSLTCFELDAFGHVHLSLNEILYTGRIVYQDVTEAFSGEKLIGLKEIGKLMSELFKREAFVCPELLLEILKKEKIEVDCGSSFGSAAGSSDVWSLACIFLRLLIGRQFVEEMVKYVDHSVSKVSETDSSDYAGVYKGLIEKSISLLNSKLGDEFKPLQHILCRCLNFDSDSRPSVFDLWKCIRELIIKPEFDTLLRLDKGINVKKKGHFLVLGELSLESKKRLQIHDKDEVLGPENNSGENLDQLEGVMYSKDFFEGLLLGEVKVKDLQGHLDCVTGLAIGGGFLFSSSFDKSVQVWSLQDFSHVHTFKGHEHKVMAVIYVDEKEPLCISADNGGGIILWSITVPLRQEPLKKWHEEKDWRYSGIHALTTAGNGYLYSGSGDRSVKAWSLKDGILSCTMDGHKSVVSALAASDGVLYSGSWDGTIRLWSLTDHSPLTVLGEDMPGTIASVLSLVVRQNMFVAAYENGHVKVWRDDNLMKSMQLHNGAIFATAMEGRYMFTGGWDKTVHVQELSRDEFQMDTRLIGSIPGGAVVTSLLYWQGKLFVGHGDRTIKVYYYGK